A single Trichocoleus sp. FACHB-46 DNA region contains:
- the rlmB gene encoding 23S rRNA (guanosine(2251)-2'-O)-methyltransferase RlmB, translating into MAAKKNYSKDRGRAAEGKGSQSQGQSGDRQGRPIPKDASRSSSPRLRTKSAKERPSGKGTDYRGGEYRGSDRRGAGDGEPRVRPTANTGDFQAPRQRSDKPTRNFDKRERTSESRDRSFGERDRNSGRPEGRERNFGPRERSFEPRDRGSEGRERSPETRGRSFGERDRSSSSEGRSEGRDRSFGRPEGRERNFGGRDRSFEGHGGSEGRGRSFEGRSEGRDRKFEGRSEGRDRGQENRDRRFDETSTKPAGESEESDLIYGRHPVLTALENQHPLNRIWITPRLRYDPRFHTVLLQARANGTVIDEVEPQRLSYIAPGANHQGVIAQVAPYEYADLGDLIAQAQAATSQPLIIVADGITDPHNLGAIIRTAEALGAQGLVIPQRRASGITSVVKKVAAGALETFPVSRVVNLTRALEELKTAGFWIYGTAAGASEPVPTVKFSGPIVLVIGSEGEGLSLTVQRCCDVLVSIPLSGKTPSLNASVATGMVLYEIYRQRHGTSFDFANMPNKEGIEKRNATEYNKV; encoded by the coding sequence ATGGCCGCCAAGAAGAATTACTCTAAAGACCGCGGTAGAGCCGCTGAAGGCAAAGGGTCTCAATCGCAAGGTCAGTCAGGAGACCGCCAAGGCCGCCCCATCCCAAAGGATGCATCTCGCAGCTCAAGTCCTCGTCTGCGCACAAAATCTGCTAAGGAGCGCCCCTCCGGGAAGGGAACCGATTATAGAGGGGGAGAATACCGAGGCAGCGACCGGAGGGGGGCAGGTGACGGAGAGCCTAGAGTCAGGCCTACTGCAAACACAGGAGACTTTCAGGCTCCTCGGCAGCGCTCAGATAAACCCACTCGTAACTTTGATAAGCGGGAACGCACCTCTGAGAGCCGCGATCGCAGTTTTGGAGAGCGCGATCGCAATTCTGGTCGTCCCGAAGGGCGGGAGCGTAACTTTGGCCCCCGTGAACGCAGTTTTGAGCCGCGTGACCGGGGTTCGGAAGGGCGGGAACGCAGCCCTGAGACTCGTGGCCGTAGCTTTGGAGAGCGCGATCGCAGTTCTAGTTCTGAAGGCCGCAGTGAAGGCCGCGATCGGAGTTTCGGTCGTCCTGAAGGACGGGAGCGTAACTTTGGGGGTCGTGACCGCAGCTTTGAGGGTCACGGTGGCTCAGAAGGTCGGGGTCGCAGTTTTGAAGGGCGGAGTGAAGGTCGCGATCGCAAGTTTGAGGGGCGGAGTGAAGGACGGGATCGAGGGCAGGAAAACCGCGATCGCCGTTTTGACGAGACTTCCACCAAACCTGCTGGCGAGTCCGAAGAAAGCGACTTGATCTATGGTCGTCATCCGGTGCTAACAGCCTTAGAAAACCAACATCCGCTCAATCGGATCTGGATTACTCCCCGACTGCGTTACGACCCCCGGTTTCATACCGTGCTGCTGCAAGCCAGAGCCAATGGCACTGTCATTGACGAAGTGGAGCCGCAACGCCTCAGCTACATTGCACCAGGTGCAAATCATCAAGGTGTGATTGCTCAGGTTGCACCCTATGAATATGCTGATTTGGGCGATTTGATTGCCCAAGCTCAAGCGGCAACGAGTCAGCCCTTAATCATTGTGGCGGATGGGATCACCGACCCCCACAACTTAGGAGCTATTATTCGGACTGCTGAAGCGTTAGGAGCCCAGGGCTTGGTGATCCCACAACGACGAGCTTCGGGGATTACATCCGTTGTGAAGAAAGTAGCCGCAGGGGCTTTAGAAACATTTCCTGTTTCTAGGGTCGTTAATCTGACCCGCGCTTTAGAAGAACTCAAGACTGCCGGATTCTGGATTTACGGTACTGCTGCGGGAGCGAGCGAGCCAGTCCCCACGGTGAAGTTTTCTGGCCCGATTGTGCTGGTCATTGGTTCCGAAGGGGAAGGTTTAAGCTTAACGGTACAGCGCTGCTGTGATGTTTTAGTCTCCATTCCGTTAAGCGGCAAGACTCCCAGCCTCAATGCTTCCGTTGCCACAGGAATGGTACTTTATGAAATTTACCGACAGCGGCATGGCACCTCCTTTGATTTTGCCAACATGCCTAACAAAGAAGGAATTGAAAAAAGAAATGCAACAGAGTATAACAAAGTGTGA
- a CDS encoding ribonuclease III domain-containing protein gives MKAEEDCLEISDTQAAQDLASPANFLPTITLPTAQLQTISPGALAYLGDAVYELYIRSQYLLPPKRLQSYHQQVVAQVRAESQAHHLRSLESLLTGEELEILRRGRNAASSRSKRVNPEIYQQATSLEALMGYLYLTNPQRLAYLLAQLKLDPTLEE, from the coding sequence GTGAAAGCAGAAGAAGATTGCTTAGAAATTTCGGATACACAGGCAGCTCAAGACCTGGCTAGCCCAGCTAATTTTCTGCCCACTATCACTCTGCCCACGGCTCAGTTGCAGACGATTTCACCTGGTGCGTTGGCTTACTTGGGAGATGCAGTTTATGAATTGTATATCCGCTCCCAGTACCTGCTTCCTCCCAAGCGACTGCAAAGCTATCATCAGCAAGTTGTGGCGCAAGTCAGAGCTGAAAGCCAGGCTCACCATCTGCGATCGCTAGAGTCTTTGTTGACCGGCGAAGAGTTGGAAATTCTGAGACGAGGACGTAACGCCGCTTCTAGCCGCTCTAAGCGAGTGAATCCAGAAATCTATCAGCAGGCGACTAGTCTAGAAGCTTTAATGGGCTATCTATACCTAACCAATCCCCAGCGTTTGGCTTACTTATTGGCCCAACTGAAACTAGACCCAACGCTAGAGGAGTAG
- a CDS encoding anti-sigma factor antagonist translates to MPEPLTLTVSLRGTREVRDNCQLFRLTGLLDAFSEPTFRKVLTKCVEEGPKHVILDLSHIDFVDSSGLGALVQLAKKAQAAEGTLQIVTNPRVTQTVKLVRLEQFLALQTSVDVALENVKSA, encoded by the coding sequence ATTCCTGAGCCACTCACCCTGACCGTTAGCCTTAGAGGCACACGCGAAGTCAGAGATAATTGCCAACTCTTCCGTCTGACGGGTCTGTTAGATGCATTTTCTGAACCTACCTTTCGTAAGGTGCTCACAAAATGCGTCGAAGAAGGCCCCAAGCATGTCATTTTGGATCTTTCCCATATCGACTTTGTTGATAGTTCTGGACTGGGTGCGCTGGTGCAGCTAGCCAAAAAGGCGCAAGCCGCTGAGGGAACCTTGCAGATTGTCACTAATCCTCGAGTGACCCAAACTGTGAAGCTAGTTCGTTTAGAGCAATTCTTAGCTCTGCAAACTTCAGTCGATGTGGCCTTAGAGAACGTCAAGTCAGCTTGA
- the carA gene encoding glutamine-hydrolyzing carbamoyl-phosphate synthase small subunit translates to MALSAPQPALLVLADGSVYRGWSFGAPGTTIGEVVFNTGMTGYQEVLTDPSYCGQIVTFTYPELGNTGVNPEDDESARPQVRGAIARNICPRPSNWRSTQSLSDYLKQHNIPGIYGIDTRALTRKLRSAGAMNGAISTEILDPTELLEQVQNAPSMAGLNLVQEVTTSTIYEWSDPTDSVWEFSPTAQNDESGSNLLTVVALDFGIKRNILRRLASYGCRVLVVPADTPPDEIMKYNPDGIFLSNGPGDPAAVTEGIATTKALLTSQKPIFGICMGHQILGLSLGAETFKLKFGHRGLNQPAGLKQRIEITSQNHGFAIAPESLPDADVEITHLNLNDRTVAGLRHKSLPLFSVQYHPEASPGPHDADYLFENFVQAMRAAKTNGDRPTAVATEATS, encoded by the coding sequence ATGGCTCTTTCTGCCCCTCAACCTGCTCTTTTAGTTCTTGCGGATGGTTCAGTTTACCGGGGGTGGTCTTTTGGTGCGCCTGGGACCACCATTGGCGAAGTTGTGTTCAACACAGGAATGACGGGTTATCAGGAGGTTTTGACTGATCCCAGCTATTGCGGTCAAATTGTTACCTTCACTTATCCTGAGTTGGGAAATACTGGCGTAAACCCTGAAGATGATGAATCTGCACGGCCTCAGGTACGAGGGGCGATCGCTCGCAATATTTGCCCACGTCCTAGCAATTGGCGATCGACCCAATCTTTATCGGACTACCTGAAGCAACACAACATTCCAGGCATTTACGGCATTGATACCCGCGCCCTGACGCGTAAGCTTCGCTCTGCTGGAGCCATGAATGGGGCAATCTCGACCGAAATTCTTGATCCCACAGAACTGCTGGAGCAGGTGCAAAATGCACCCAGTATGGCTGGTCTCAACTTAGTCCAGGAAGTAACGACCTCAACGATTTACGAATGGTCTGACCCCACCGATTCCGTGTGGGAGTTCAGCCCCACCGCTCAGAACGATGAGAGCGGCTCTAATTTGTTAACCGTGGTGGCGCTGGACTTTGGGATTAAGCGCAATATTTTGCGTCGTTTGGCTAGTTACGGTTGCCGCGTCCTTGTGGTTCCAGCCGACACGCCTCCAGACGAAATCATGAAATACAATCCAGACGGGATTTTTCTCTCGAATGGACCCGGTGACCCGGCGGCAGTAACCGAAGGTATTGCCACGACCAAGGCACTCTTGACCAGCCAAAAACCCATCTTCGGCATTTGTATGGGCCACCAGATTTTAGGGTTGTCGTTGGGGGCAGAAACCTTCAAGCTCAAGTTTGGTCATCGAGGACTCAATCAACCTGCTGGATTAAAGCAGCGAATTGAGATCACCAGCCAAAATCATGGCTTCGCGATCGCGCCAGAATCCCTGCCTGATGCAGATGTGGAGATCACCCACCTCAACCTCAACGATCGCACGGTAGCAGGCTTGCGGCACAAATCCCTGCCTTTGTTCTCAGTGCAATATCACCCGGAAGCCAGCCCTGGGCCGCATGACGCAGATTATTTGTTTGAAAACTTTGTACAGGCCATGCGAGCTGCCAAAACTAATGGCGATCGCCCTACAGCCGTCGCCACCGAAGCAACGTCCTAA
- a CDS encoding diacylglycerol kinase family protein, which produces MKRASLIMNPVSGTDEPNPMKLPDIIAALETEDIRADLAFTKPDESPALLAQRAVEEGYDMVIVGGGDGTVSEVAKGLIHAPIPLGIVPIGTYNNIARSLSIPTDLAQACQVIAQGQIKSIDVGQANNDAEHYFFEAAGVGLDAALFPLGEEVKDGQWGRTLQAVRLAISYQPQRLKIELDRPLANATTRTSLRQRFLRRQLATRSEFQLQALLVVIANGPYYGTGFTVAPDALMDDGLLTVSVYRKFSKWELVRHFWSISRGQYHYNPKIETYQVAKVRLSSPTKLPFHIDGHQIGELPVTFQVVHQALKVLVPAETSSP; this is translated from the coding sequence GTGAAGCGTGCAAGTTTGATCATGAATCCGGTTTCCGGTACGGATGAGCCTAACCCCATGAAGCTGCCCGATATCATTGCTGCCTTGGAGACAGAAGATATTCGAGCTGATCTCGCATTTACCAAGCCAGATGAATCTCCGGCGCTGCTGGCCCAACGAGCCGTAGAAGAAGGATATGACATGGTGATTGTGGGGGGTGGAGATGGCACGGTCAGTGAAGTCGCAAAAGGGCTGATTCACGCTCCAATTCCGCTGGGCATTGTTCCCATTGGCACCTATAACAACATTGCTCGTAGCCTCAGCATACCGACCGATCTGGCTCAAGCCTGTCAAGTGATCGCCCAAGGGCAAATCAAAAGTATTGATGTTGGACAAGCCAACAACGACGCTGAGCACTACTTTTTTGAGGCCGCTGGGGTAGGGCTAGATGCAGCTCTCTTTCCTTTAGGGGAAGAAGTGAAAGATGGGCAATGGGGACGAACGCTGCAAGCTGTCCGCTTAGCCATCAGTTATCAACCTCAGCGCTTGAAAATTGAGTTAGATCGTCCCTTGGCAAACGCGACGACACGCACCTCCCTGCGTCAACGATTTTTGCGCCGTCAACTCGCAACTCGCAGCGAATTTCAGCTCCAAGCTCTGCTAGTTGTGATTGCCAATGGTCCCTATTATGGAACCGGATTTACGGTGGCTCCTGATGCACTGATGGATGATGGGCTGCTGACTGTCAGCGTTTATCGCAAGTTCAGCAAATGGGAACTAGTGCGTCATTTTTGGTCTATTAGTCGAGGTCAGTACCACTACAACCCCAAAATTGAAACTTACCAAGTGGCAAAGGTGCGTCTTAGTTCACCTACCAAGCTGCCTTTTCATATTGATGGGCATCAAATTGGTGAGTTGCCTGTGACATTCCAAGTTGTACACCAGGCTCTGAAAGTGCTCGTTCCAGCAGAGACAAGTTCGCCCTAA
- a CDS encoding TIGR02281 family clan AA aspartic protease, with the protein MPKLFPSRAILLIVSGVLTLASTGCSGSSIKPSAQSLSAPTPTSSPAPVAELPIDPSPVVIEEPASPPTPELDPFEFALDRAASAASIGASAQSQDDWKLVVSQWQEAIAFLKQVPNSSPYQLLVKEKISEYQQQLTYAKKQVSKPDGATEPPAESVIALAPPPIPQPLEASRSNVATRPAQPAPRRERVFEAPIKRREGGTPVIDVTFNGNQTFEMIVDTGASGTLITQQMAAAMGVKPVTKALVDTASQKGVEIPVGFVDSIEVDGAVASNVSVAIAGPDLDTGLLGHDFFGNFDVTIRRDVVEFRVR; encoded by the coding sequence ATGCCAAAGCTTTTTCCGTCGAGAGCGATTTTGCTGATTGTGTCGGGTGTCTTAACGCTGGCTAGTACAGGTTGCAGCGGCTCCTCGATCAAGCCTTCGGCGCAGAGTCTGTCTGCTCCCACGCCTACTTCGAGTCCTGCGCCAGTGGCTGAATTACCGATTGATCCCTCACCTGTAGTGATTGAAGAGCCTGCGTCTCCACCTACTCCAGAACTGGACCCCTTTGAGTTTGCGCTCGATCGCGCTGCCAGTGCTGCTAGCATTGGAGCCTCCGCGCAATCCCAAGATGACTGGAAGTTAGTGGTGAGCCAGTGGCAAGAAGCGATCGCCTTCCTCAAACAGGTGCCAAATTCCAGCCCTTACCAATTGCTAGTTAAAGAAAAAATTAGCGAGTATCAACAGCAACTCACGTACGCCAAGAAACAAGTCAGCAAGCCAGATGGGGCTACCGAGCCTCCGGCTGAGAGCGTGATTGCTTTAGCGCCTCCCCCGATCCCACAACCCTTAGAGGCATCACGCTCCAATGTCGCCACCCGACCGGCTCAACCTGCACCTAGGCGCGAACGAGTTTTTGAGGCTCCCATCAAGCGCCGAGAAGGCGGTACTCCCGTCATTGATGTCACCTTTAACGGCAATCAAACCTTTGAGATGATTGTAGACACAGGCGCGAGCGGTACCTTGATTACGCAGCAAATGGCAGCTGCTATGGGTGTCAAACCCGTTACCAAAGCCTTGGTAGACACAGCCAGCCAAAAAGGAGTAGAAATTCCCGTCGGCTTTGTCGATTCGATTGAAGTAGATGGGGCAGTCGCCAGCAATGTATCAGTTGCGATCGCGGGGCCTGACTTAGATACTGGATTGCTCGGTCACGATTTCTTTGGCAACTTTGATGTCACGATTCGGCGCGACGTGGTGGAATTTCGAGTCCGATAA
- a CDS encoding DUF4303 domain-containing protein: MQLNFDYAKLKEALISATAEAFAQTKAVAEAESLYVFGLYICREGTFITPTANTEAGLTRLAQEYAHKYGKPSNLYQQSLRWSPWDWTYHAQGQEFYAEVEDLLESTWSEADCRYLLEAQKVFQVCREALAQLDRQAVFDTGNVREALLLNLFKNDQTQAQLLQEARYLNSPKACDRFAVELHQGQTVFFQKAR, encoded by the coding sequence ATGCAACTGAATTTCGATTACGCAAAGCTGAAAGAGGCTTTGATTTCTGCCACAGCTGAAGCATTTGCCCAAACCAAAGCAGTTGCTGAAGCTGAGTCTCTCTATGTTTTCGGCCTCTACATTTGCCGGGAAGGCACTTTCATTACACCCACTGCCAACACAGAAGCAGGGCTGACTCGGCTAGCCCAAGAGTATGCTCATAAGTACGGCAAGCCGAGCAACTTGTATCAACAAAGTTTACGCTGGTCGCCCTGGGACTGGACCTACCATGCTCAAGGCCAAGAATTTTATGCTGAGGTAGAAGACCTTCTAGAAAGTACTTGGTCTGAAGCAGATTGCCGATACCTTCTAGAAGCTCAAAAGGTGTTTCAGGTTTGCCGTGAAGCTCTAGCACAGCTCGATCGCCAAGCCGTTTTCGACACCGGTAACGTGCGTGAAGCTCTTCTGCTCAATTTGTTCAAGAACGACCAAACTCAGGCACAACTCTTACAAGAAGCCCGCTACCTGAACAGCCCAAAAGCTTGCGATCGCTTCGCTGTGGAATTACACCAAGGCCAAACTGTGTTTTTCCAAAAAGCTCGTTAG
- the hisA gene encoding 1-(5-phosphoribosyl)-5-[(5-phosphoribosylamino)methylideneamino]imidazole-4-carboxamide isomerase, whose translation MDVIPAIDLLEGRCVRLYQGDYAQSQVFDENPVAVARQWAEQGAPRLHLVDLDGAKAGHPVNLPVIEAIVRAVDVPVQVGGGLRDRQSVANLLATGVQRAILGTVAVEQPDLVAQLCQEFPSQIVVGIDARNGKVATRGWLETSEVLATELAQRMAQLGAAAIIYTDIHRDGTLQGPNLDALRELANAIAIPVIASGGVSSVTDLLSLLGLEPSGVTGAIVGRAIYTGDVDLKEALRAVGQGRWQDVPPDFGTSAFA comes from the coding sequence ATGGATGTGATTCCAGCTATTGATCTGCTAGAAGGTCGCTGTGTCCGGTTGTACCAGGGTGACTACGCCCAATCACAAGTGTTTGATGAAAATCCGGTGGCAGTCGCGCGGCAGTGGGCGGAACAAGGCGCACCTCGATTGCACTTGGTTGATTTAGATGGAGCCAAGGCTGGACATCCGGTGAATTTGCCAGTGATTGAGGCAATTGTGCGAGCGGTGGATGTGCCAGTTCAAGTGGGGGGCGGTTTGCGCGATCGCCAAAGTGTCGCTAATCTCCTAGCAACAGGAGTGCAACGCGCTATTTTGGGCACCGTGGCCGTGGAGCAGCCGGATCTAGTAGCGCAGCTCTGCCAAGAATTTCCTAGTCAGATTGTGGTGGGGATTGATGCCCGCAATGGCAAGGTAGCCACACGAGGTTGGCTGGAAACCTCGGAAGTGTTAGCTACAGAGTTGGCGCAGCGTATGGCCCAACTCGGCGCAGCCGCAATTATCTACACCGATATTCACCGCGACGGCACGCTGCAAGGCCCCAATCTAGACGCACTCCGAGAATTAGCCAATGCGATCGCCATCCCAGTCATTGCGTCGGGTGGAGTCAGCTCTGTCACCGATTTACTGAGTTTGCTGGGGCTAGAACCCTCCGGGGTGACAGGGGCGATCGTCGGTCGAGCGATTTACACCGGAGACGTAGATCTGAAAGAAGCCCTGCGAGCCGTGGGCCAAGGTCGCTGGCAGGATGTTCCTCCTGATTTCGGCACTTCCGCTTTTGCCTAG
- a CDS encoding GAF domain-containing sensor histidine kinase → MTSLSSKQIVLEDILITHRLLGPVSRLPNFQAENAALHSLARQMVDQPATMLRQLVQMALKLCHAGTAGVSLLETTETGEVIFRWTCLAGGLAAYEQGSTPCHFSPCGTCIDRGAPQLYSYPEQYFTYFQQAKPTIVEGLVIPLLAQGQPLGTIWIVSHDEHCHFDAEDVRVMTSLADFTAAALCNSQARYIAEAAAAQEQAARSEAEMANRTKDDFLSTVSHELRTPMTNIKMAIQMLKVAKHAEQRDRYMQILSKECDREIELINDLLDFQRLEAGAVSVELESLRLQDWLPSILEPFQERAKERQQNLQLDIPADLPPLLSMENGLERIVAELLNNACKYTPMGGEIVVSARAIALASRFEKSDQIELTIQNSGCEIPEPALAHIFEKFYRVPSHGPWKQGGTGLGLALVEKLVELLKGQIKVESQATQVVFRVTLPGQELGEMN, encoded by the coding sequence ATGACTTCCTTGTCCTCGAAGCAAATTGTCTTAGAAGATATTCTGATCACGCACAGGTTGTTGGGGCCAGTCTCCAGATTGCCAAACTTTCAGGCAGAGAATGCGGCTCTCCACAGCTTAGCCAGACAAATGGTGGACCAGCCTGCCACTATGCTGAGACAACTAGTTCAAATGGCTCTGAAGCTTTGCCACGCCGGAACAGCAGGGGTGAGTTTGCTGGAGACCACCGAGACTGGTGAAGTTATTTTTCGTTGGACATGTTTGGCAGGAGGCTTAGCGGCTTACGAGCAAGGATCAACTCCTTGTCACTTTAGCCCTTGCGGCACTTGCATAGATCGAGGTGCGCCCCAGCTATATTCCTATCCTGAACAATATTTCACCTACTTTCAGCAAGCTAAACCGACCATTGTTGAAGGATTGGTGATTCCGCTGCTAGCCCAGGGACAACCTTTAGGCACGATTTGGATTGTTTCCCATGATGAGCACTGCCACTTTGATGCCGAAGATGTGCGAGTCATGACCAGCTTGGCAGACTTTACAGCTGCTGCTTTATGCAATTCTCAAGCTCGCTATATTGCCGAAGCCGCTGCGGCTCAAGAGCAAGCCGCTCGGTCTGAGGCCGAAATGGCAAACCGAACCAAGGATGATTTTTTGTCCACCGTCTCTCACGAACTGCGCACCCCCATGACCAACATCAAAATGGCAATTCAGATGTTGAAGGTGGCCAAACATGCAGAGCAACGCGATCGCTACATGCAAATCTTGAGCAAAGAGTGCGATCGCGAAATCGAACTCATCAACGATCTACTAGACTTTCAGCGGTTGGAAGCGGGTGCTGTCTCGGTAGAGTTAGAAAGTTTGCGGCTACAAGACTGGCTCCCCTCCATCCTGGAGCCCTTTCAAGAACGAGCTAAAGAACGCCAACAAAATTTGCAGCTAGACATCCCGGCGGATCTCCCACCCTTGCTCTCAATGGAGAATGGTTTAGAGCGCATTGTGGCAGAACTGCTAAATAACGCTTGCAAATATACTCCAATGGGAGGCGAGATCGTCGTTAGCGCAAGGGCGATCGCTTTAGCTTCTAGATTTGAGAAGTCAGATCAAATCGAACTCACGATTCAAAACTCTGGTTGTGAAATTCCTGAGCCTGCCTTAGCTCACATCTTTGAGAAGTTCTATCGAGTCCCCAGCCATGGCCCCTGGAAACAGGGAGGCACAGGTTTGGGTCTAGCTTTAGTCGAGAAGCTGGTAGAACTGCTCAAAGGACAGATTAAAGTTGAAAGTCAGGCAACTCAAGTCGTTTTTAGAGTGACGCTGCCAGGACAAGAGTTGGGTGAGATGAACTGA
- a CDS encoding transglutaminase family protein — protein MPLEPPPSLQPLTAVIGPLDPWLSTIRPFGTYALQGLSFWEDTLLAVDTVRGYLLQVTVTNGDTQILNAHHTADFLDATGLAVQGDKLWFTRGSSVYYCTLSDLTPQHFVTLPYQIDGVAVWQSTVYVSSQKLGYIVIFEAATARQITRFPTPGVGSEHLTVRDEELWVSDRIEQTVYCLDRGTGEIRFSVLTPFDQPTGLAFHRHPANGQDILYVAYAGEEPYIRDNPNADPSHELAIRDRTFIHPLHFHYYEDKRYALSNGYLIEMSYVEELQPLEEVHLENVEWRIALPAETNRQKVRQVEPIGVPFTEELHDGQRVAVFKFAALKPGERRLLGWKALLEVWSIKYQLAPREVENVPALSPEFQARYLVDDDELAMDKAPIRWAAQAAVGTETNLLRRVLKIRNYVYDRLSYGIKPHIDTPDVVLERGIGSCGEYVGLILALARLNGIACRTVGRYKCPPYAERQFVPLEPDFNHVWIEFYIPGFGWLPMESNPDDVVDRGPYPTRFFMGLAWYHAEMAKGVSFENVRVQGAPIGESLGVSLGDLSINHIKFKILGELAPSA, from the coding sequence ATGCCGCTTGAACCGCCCCCTTCTCTCCAACCATTGACTGCTGTAATTGGACCACTCGACCCTTGGTTAAGTACCATTCGTCCCTTTGGCACTTATGCCCTCCAGGGGTTAAGTTTTTGGGAAGACACTTTGCTGGCAGTGGATACAGTCCGGGGATATCTGCTCCAAGTCACTGTGACCAATGGCGACACGCAGATTCTAAACGCACATCACACGGCAGACTTTTTAGATGCGACGGGTTTAGCGGTTCAAGGGGACAAACTTTGGTTTACACGAGGCAGTAGCGTTTACTATTGCACCCTGAGCGATCTGACACCGCAACACTTTGTCACTTTGCCGTACCAGATTGATGGCGTGGCAGTTTGGCAATCCACTGTTTATGTGAGTTCTCAAAAACTCGGTTACATCGTGATTTTTGAGGCGGCTACGGCTCGGCAAATTACCCGATTTCCTACGCCGGGGGTCGGTAGCGAACACCTGACGGTGCGGGACGAAGAACTCTGGGTCAGCGATCGCATTGAGCAAACTGTTTACTGTCTCGATCGCGGCACTGGGGAGATTCGCTTCAGTGTCCTAACCCCCTTCGATCAACCCACAGGTTTGGCTTTTCACCGTCATCCTGCCAATGGCCAAGATATTCTTTATGTCGCTTATGCGGGAGAAGAACCTTATATCCGCGACAACCCCAATGCTGACCCGTCCCATGAACTCGCCATTCGCGATCGCACGTTCATCCATCCCTTGCACTTTCACTATTACGAAGACAAGCGCTATGCCCTCTCCAACGGCTACTTAATTGAAATGTCCTATGTGGAGGAACTGCAACCGCTAGAGGAAGTGCATTTAGAAAACGTGGAGTGGCGGATTGCGCTGCCTGCGGAAACTAATCGGCAAAAGGTGAGGCAGGTGGAACCGATTGGGGTGCCGTTTACAGAAGAACTGCACGATGGGCAACGAGTCGCAGTATTTAAGTTTGCTGCGTTGAAGCCTGGGGAGCGGCGATTATTGGGCTGGAAGGCGCTTTTAGAAGTGTGGAGTATTAAGTATCAGCTTGCTCCGCGTGAAGTAGAGAATGTTCCAGCGTTATCGCCGGAGTTTCAGGCTCGCTACTTAGTGGATGATGATGAGTTGGCAATGGATAAAGCTCCCATTCGTTGGGCTGCTCAAGCCGCAGTCGGCACAGAAACCAATCTGTTGCGCCGAGTTTTGAAGATTCGTAATTATGTTTACGATCGCCTGTCCTATGGCATCAAACCGCATATCGACACTCCCGATGTTGTGCTAGAGCGGGGCATTGGTTCCTGTGGGGAATATGTGGGCTTAATTTTAGCGTTGGCTCGCCTGAATGGAATTGCCTGCCGCACTGTGGGTCGCTACAAGTGCCCACCTTATGCTGAGCGCCAATTTGTCCCTTTAGAACCTGATTTCAATCACGTTTGGATTGAGTTCTACATCCCAGGATTTGGTTGGCTACCAATGGAATCCAACCCAGATGATGTAGTCGATCGCGGCCCCTACCCAACTCGTTTCTTTATGGGCTTGGCTTGGTACCACGCTGAAATGGCGAAAGGTGTTTCGTTTGAAAACGTCAGAGTTCAAGGAGCACCCATAGGCGAATCTTTGGGCGTTTCTCTCGGAGATTTGTCCATTAATCACATCAAGTTCAAAATTCTAGGAGAACTTGCTCCATCTGCGTAA